One Clostridia bacterium DNA segment encodes these proteins:
- a CDS encoding cyclase family protein, with product MKIKKVIDITRRIHTDMVIWPGDRSVTIKREALIKNGNVCNLSSIEMGLHTGTHIDAPFHFIDEGCDIASLDISKYIGNAKVFEVKSRKAVTAGDLENLAINENDIILFKTANSNLPEDCKFARGFVYLDESAANYLVSKKVKSVGIDYLAIDKFDSSDHPAHHILLGNNIGIMESLLLKDVPEGEYFLSCLPLKITGVDGSPVRAVLLEIEG from the coding sequence ATGAAAATTAAGAAGGTTATAGATATTACCAGAAGAATACACACGGATATGGTCATATGGCCGGGTGACAGGAGTGTTACAATAAAAAGGGAAGCCCTTATAAAAAACGGCAATGTCTGCAATCTTTCATCTATAGAAATGGGTCTTCATACAGGTACACATATAGATGCACCCTTCCATTTCATAGATGAAGGCTGCGATATAGCTTCATTGGATATTTCAAAGTATATAGGAAACGCAAAGGTATTTGAGGTAAAGTCGAGAAAGGCTGTCACTGCTGGAGATTTAGAGAATCTTGCAATTAATGAAAATGATATAATACTTTTTAAGACAGCCAACAGTAATTTACCTGAAGACTGCAAATTTGCCAGAGGTTTTGTATATCTGGATGAGTCTGCAGCAAACTATCTGGTAAGTAAAAAAGTCAAATCTGTAGGCATAGACTACCTTGCTATAGATAAGTTTGACTCGTCTGATCATCCTGCACACCATATACTTCTGGGAAATAATATAGGTATCATGGAAAGCTTGCTCCTGAAAGATGTGCCGGAGGGAGAATATTTCCTATCCTGTCTCCCTTTAAAGATAACAGGTGTTGATGGCTCCCCCGTAAGAGCCGTACTCTTAGAAATAGAAGGGTAA
- a CDS encoding peptidoglycan recognition protein family protein, with protein MRNNPKSIIIHHSLTKDGKVVDWTAITKYHIEHNGWSNNGYHWGIERVGDKWVIQKGRAENVQGAHTKEQGMNVKSIGICVVGNYDIDDLPKQAFDLLVSLIKDINKRYKKSFPIESHNKYAKYKTCPGKKFPLKKLINAVYQKGAA; from the coding sequence ATGCGAAATAATCCAAAATCTATAATAATTCACCATAGCCTTACTAAGGATGGTAAGGTTGTAGACTGGACCGCTATAACCAAATATCATATTGAACATAATGGATGGAGCAACAACGGATATCACTGGGGTATAGAGCGTGTCGGTGATAAATGGGTAATACAGAAAGGCCGTGCAGAAAATGTACAAGGAGCCCACACCAAAGAACAAGGTATGAATGTAAAGTCTATCGGTATATGTGTAGTCGGGAACTACGACATTGACGATCTGCCTAAACAGGCGTTTGATTTACTTGTCAGCCTGATAAAGGATATAAACAAGCGGTACAAGAAGTCATTCCCTATAGAGTCACATAATAAATATGCTAAATATAAAACATGTCCCGGCAAAAAATTTCCTCTTAAAAAACTTATAAATGCTGTATATCAGAAAGGAGCTGCTTAA
- a CDS encoding S-layer homology domain-containing protein: MIKRISNNLLIYTLIIAMMAVIFPVGGISAAAAPSALTLTIVDGRQIKLTWIDTLSNETGYRIDRKADNGTFTEVGSTFANSREWNDYNASAGVTYTYRVRSIDSSGNSTIHTDEVSVTTSIIDRPATLTVTAVSSSQIDLTWTYPGSRSFDTVVERSLTGGTNGSWHAIATLPAGTNNYSDKGLGTNIQYWYRIKAVYNSNIFSAYCPYESGSWVFTKLNAPIDIYGYAASSTQIFLSWKDTSDRTLYFDIERKDGEDGEFRVVGTARQGAVSWVDSGLTTNNTYTYRIRAKSPVAIPVLNYSNYTEEITVKCVYLMEPTYLTAVASSNFEVQLEWKDNSNNETEFEIWRKAGTEAKWEKYASVDRNVTSYTDSNVSSDLSYSYKVRGHMLYNDAYSAFTNEAGVWTVQLNPPTGLQALVSTGGEIKLIWEDNSRNETGFAVERKAGIDGKWIEIAFLPSNTSSYTDKNLSNTEQYFYRVKVYESTYYKSFTYSEEIQASAKLPASPSDVSAKAISSSNIKISWKDNYNDELGFRIERRPGNSWTYEEVGQALPNTASYLDSGLAPGTGYYYRVCMFDNSGDSAYSKEVYVSTLKGVSFKDVPAAYWAKSEIENLASRGVFKAKSGGYFKPNEKITRGEFAYILVKALKLNKTVAGSFADVTSKHTYYKEIMIADKMGIITKSKNNCFYPERAVTRQDMAVFVSRALKAIDKPLREFDLSILDGFTDKKYVSAGVINNIASMFGEGVMTGKTKSGKKVIAPWDTVTRADAAVVIYKIIDRE; encoded by the coding sequence ATGATAAAGAGAATAAGTAATAATTTATTGATATACACGTTAATAATAGCTATGATGGCGGTTATTTTTCCTGTGGGGGGGATATCGGCGGCAGCGGCGCCTTCTGCTCTTACACTGACTATTGTAGACGGCAGACAGATCAAATTGACCTGGATCGATACTCTAAGTAATGAGACAGGCTATAGAATAGACAGGAAAGCCGATAACGGTACATTTACCGAGGTGGGTTCTACTTTTGCAAACAGCAGGGAGTGGAATGATTACAATGCATCTGCGGGAGTGACTTATACGTACAGGGTAAGGTCTATTGACTCCTCGGGCAATTCTACAATACATACAGATGAGGTATCTGTAACTACTTCTATTATCGACAGGCCCGCTACATTGACGGTTACAGCAGTATCTTCATCACAGATTGACTTGACCTGGACATATCCGGGATCCAGAAGTTTTGACACAGTTGTAGAAAGAAGTCTGACAGGAGGAACAAACGGCTCCTGGCATGCTATTGCCACATTGCCGGCAGGAACCAACAATTACAGTGATAAAGGGCTAGGGACAAACATACAGTATTGGTACAGGATAAAAGCTGTATATAATTCAAATATTTTTTCAGCCTATTGTCCCTATGAATCAGGAAGCTGGGTATTTACAAAGCTGAATGCACCTATTGATATTTACGGCTATGCCGCATCATCGACACAGATTTTTCTATCATGGAAAGATACTTCAGACAGAACACTTTATTTTGATATAGAAAGAAAGGATGGGGAAGACGGAGAATTCCGGGTTGTAGGCACTGCAAGACAGGGCGCTGTCTCATGGGTTGATTCGGGATTGACTACAAATAATACATATACATATAGAATCAGGGCTAAAAGTCCTGTTGCTATACCGGTTTTAAACTACTCCAATTATACAGAGGAAATCACAGTCAAATGTGTATACCTGATGGAACCGACCTACCTGACGGCAGTAGCTTCATCAAACTTTGAGGTGCAGCTTGAGTGGAAGGATAACTCAAACAACGAAACCGAATTTGAAATATGGAGGAAGGCAGGAACGGAGGCAAAGTGGGAAAAGTATGCTTCTGTTGACCGTAACGTAACAAGCTATACGGATAGCAACGTTTCTTCAGATTTGTCATATAGCTATAAAGTCAGGGGACACATGCTTTATAATGATGCTTACTCCGCTTTTACAAACGAGGCAGGTGTATGGACGGTACAGCTTAATCCGCCTACAGGCTTACAGGCTTTAGTTTCTACGGGCGGGGAGATAAAACTTATATGGGAGGATAACTCAAGAAATGAGACAGGTTTTGCTGTCGAAAGAAAAGCCGGTATAGACGGGAAATGGATAGAAATAGCTTTTCTTCCCTCGAACACCAGCAGTTATACCGATAAGAACCTGAGTAATACAGAACAATACTTTTATAGGGTGAAAGTATATGAAAGCACATATTACAAATCTTTCACCTATAGTGAAGAAATACAGGCTTCTGCAAAGCTGCCGGCTTCACCGTCGGATGTTTCGGCAAAAGCCATATCTTCCAGCAATATAAAGATAAGCTGGAAGGATAACTATAATGATGAACTGGGTTTCAGAATAGAAAGAAGGCCCGGAAACTCATGGACTTACGAGGAGGTCGGACAGGCGCTCCCAAATACCGCCTCCTACCTGGACAGTGGACTGGCACCTGGTACGGGGTATTATTACAGAGTTTGTATGTTTGATAATTCGGGGGACTCGGCTTATAGTAAGGAAGTGTATGTCAGCACTCTCAAAGGTGTTTCATTTAAGGATGTTCCGGCTGCATACTGGGCAAAGAGCGAAATAGAAAATCTTGCAAGCAGAGGAGTTTTCAAAGCTAAATCAGGAGGCTATTTTAAGCCGAATGAAAAGATAACAAGGGGAGAATTTGCATATATACTGGTAAAGGCCTTAAAACTGAATAAAACAGTAGCAGGCTCATTTGCCGATGTTACTTCAAAACATACATACTATAAAGAAATTATGATTGCAGATAAAATGGGTATTATCACAAAAAGTAAAAACAACTGTTTCTATCCTGAGAGAGCTGTAACAAGACAGGATATGGCAGTGTTTGTTTCAAGGGCACTAAAAGCAATCGATAAACCTTTACGTGAGTTTGATTTGTCAATACTTGATGGATTTACAGACAAAAAGTATGTATCCGCCGGTGTTATAAATAATATTGCCTCCATGTTTGGTGAAGGTGTAATGACGGGGAAAACAAAGAGCGGGAAAAAGGTGATTGCTCCCTGGGATACTGTAACCAGAGCGGATGCGGCGGTGGTCATATACAAGATCATAGACAGAGAATAA
- a CDS encoding phage holin family protein — protein sequence MDIMQYITKEALILIPVLWVIGYIIKSIPNIANWIIPIVVIVLGAILGLVVVSQDVNGVIQGILAGAASVGLNQVKRQAEKQT from the coding sequence ATGGATATTATGCAGTACATAACTAAAGAAGCTTTAATACTTATCCCTGTATTGTGGGTAATAGGCTATATAATCAAGTCTATCCCTAATATAGCTAATTGGATTATTCCTATTGTTGTGATTGTCCTAGGGGCTATTTTGGGGCTTGTAGTAGTATCACAAGATGTTAATGGAGTAATACAAGGGATACTTGCTGGTGCTGCTTCAGTAGGGTTAAATCAGGTAAAAAGACAGGCCGAAAAACAGACATAA
- the pepF gene encoding oligoendopeptidase F, with translation MTESKVNKLPKREEIDNRYKWKLEDIYESIEKWEEDFKTVKQLLGKVAAFRGHLGERTDKLLSCLRLSDELTSLSDKLFVYSRMKRDENNTDPAYQALTERISALATEVYAAVSFIVPEIISIPENSLKEFMESNNELRIYSHFINEVLRQKKHILSEREEEILALSAEVAHAPHDIFTMFNNADIKFPFIKDENGEEVEVTKGRYIKFLESKDRRVREDAFHAIYSSYKKNNNTLAASLTSNVKKNRFYTIVRKYNSSLEASLDSDNISAEVYDNLIETVNKNLHLLHRYLRLRKKALKLDELHMYDLYVPIVEEPKSNILYEEALEMVEKGLHPLGSEYIGYLKKGLTEGWIDVYENEGKTSGAYSWGAYKTHPYVLLNYQGTINDVFTLAHEMGHALHSFYTNKTQPYIYSEYKIFVAEVASTVNESLLMKHLLANTQDRKEKAYLLNHYLEEFRGTVFRQVMFAEYEKIIHAKVEQGEALTAQALSAIYRELNLKYFGSEVTVDEDIDMEWARIPHFYTSFYVYKYATGFSAAASLSQQILNEGQPAVDRYIKFLSSGGSDYPIELLKKAGVDLSTPKPVQDALNVFEGLLAELEQLL, from the coding sequence ATGACAGAAAGCAAAGTAAACAAGCTTCCAAAAAGAGAGGAAATTGACAATAGGTATAAATGGAAACTTGAGGATATCTATGAAAGTATTGAAAAGTGGGAGGAAGATTTCAAAACCGTAAAGCAGCTGTTGGGAAAAGTAGCTGCATTCAGAGGGCATTTGGGTGAAAGGACGGATAAACTGCTTAGCTGTCTGAGGCTTAGTGATGAGCTTACATCCCTCAGCGACAAGCTTTTTGTATACTCAAGGATGAAAAGAGATGAGAATAACACCGATCCGGCATACCAGGCTTTGACGGAGCGCATATCAGCTCTGGCAACAGAGGTTTATGCGGCTGTCTCTTTCATTGTTCCCGAAATAATATCCATACCTGAAAACTCCTTGAAGGAATTTATGGAAAGCAATAATGAACTCAGGATATATAGCCATTTCATAAACGAAGTATTAAGACAAAAGAAACACATCCTCTCCGAGCGGGAAGAAGAAATCCTGGCGTTATCTGCCGAGGTTGCACATGCTCCCCATGATATATTTACCATGTTTAATAATGCAGATATAAAATTCCCTTTCATAAAGGATGAAAACGGTGAAGAAGTAGAGGTGACTAAAGGAAGATACATAAAATTTCTTGAGAGTAAAGACAGAAGAGTGAGGGAGGATGCTTTTCACGCTATCTACAGTTCTTACAAGAAGAATAATAACACTCTTGCCGCCTCATTGACCAGCAATGTAAAGAAAAACAGATTCTATACCATAGTCAGGAAGTATAACTCATCCCTCGAGGCTTCCCTGGATTCAGACAATATCTCTGCAGAGGTATATGACAATCTGATTGAGACTGTCAACAAAAATCTGCATCTTTTACACAGGTATCTGAGACTGCGTAAGAAGGCTCTGAAATTAGACGAACTTCATATGTACGATCTTTATGTTCCTATAGTAGAAGAGCCAAAATCAAATATCCTGTATGAAGAGGCTCTTGAGATGGTGGAAAAAGGGCTTCACCCATTGGGGAGCGAGTACATAGGATATTTGAAAAAGGGTCTTACCGAGGGCTGGATAGATGTGTACGAAAATGAGGGTAAGACCAGCGGCGCATACTCGTGGGGAGCATATAAAACGCACCCGTATGTACTGCTGAATTATCAGGGTACGATAAACGATGTGTTTACTCTTGCCCATGAAATGGGGCATGCTCTCCATTCCTTCTATACTAATAAAACACAGCCTTATATATATTCGGAATATAAGATATTTGTTGCTGAGGTAGCGTCTACTGTCAATGAATCACTGCTTATGAAGCACCTGCTTGCAAATACTCAGGATAGAAAAGAGAAAGCTTATCTGTTGAATCACTACCTGGAGGAATTCAGGGGAACAGTATTCAGACAGGTGATGTTTGCTGAGTATGAAAAGATTATCCATGCAAAAGTCGAACAGGGAGAGGCGCTCACTGCCCAGGCTCTGTCTGCAATTTACAGGGAGCTGAATCTTAAATACTTTGGTAGTGAAGTGACGGTTGATGAGGATATTGATATGGAATGGGCGAGAATACCTCATTTCTATACGAGCTTCTATGTTTACAAATATGCTACAGGGTTCTCTGCTGCTGCTTCTCTGTCACAGCAGATACTAAATGAAGGGCAGCCCGCTGTAGACAGATATATAAAATTCCTCAGCAGCGGCGGTTCCGACTATCCTATCGAACTGCTGAAAAAAGCTGGTGTTGACCTTTCCACACCAAAGCCTGTACAGGACGCTTTAAATGTATTCGAAGGCTTGCTTGCAGAGTTGGAACAGCTGCTATAA
- a CDS encoding cyclic lactone autoinducer peptide, translated as MELFINILSTIVETLFFFLFVTVICRKSMVYNEGENLLLKFICSFLLTVGMLILVYIFMPGYRVFIAIPIIALILCLSYSRITWANLSNYVLATALTVLGSALIESSYVFLYMILKSITTFSTAEMFILSIPERIIQYTVLGIVAYKCYQKDYPKPVMKAMSIGITALSSRVALWPSMLWLYQPKEPKSIRKFS; from the coding sequence TATTTTTCTTTTTATTTGTTACAGTTATATGCCGTAAGAGCATGGTGTATAACGAAGGAGAAAATTTGTTGCTAAAATTTATCTGCTCATTTTTATTGACAGTAGGGATGCTTATTCTGGTTTATATTTTTATGCCAGGGTACAGGGTATTTATTGCTATACCTATAATTGCATTAATACTATGTTTAAGCTATAGCCGTATAACATGGGCTAACTTAAGTAACTACGTATTGGCTACGGCTTTAACAGTGTTAGGGTCTGCGTTAATCGAAAGTTCATATGTATTTTTGTATATGATTCTTAAGAGTATAACAACTTTTTCAACTGCTGAAATGTTTATTTTAAGTATTCCCGAAAGGATAATCCAGTATACAGTGCTTGGTATAGTAGCGTATAAATGTTATCAAAAAGACTATCCAAAGCCAGTAATGAAAGCTATGAGCATTGGAATAACTGCATTATCTTCAAGGGTTGCTTTATGGCCTTCTATGCTTTGGCTATATCAACCTAAAGAGCCAAAATCTATAAGAAAGTTTAGTTGA
- a CDS encoding aminopeptidase, producing MKDPRIEKLAENLINYSVELKPGEKILIETIGFEIPLAKELIRQAYKAGGVPYLTIKNQELLRTVLSESTEEQIKQMAEFEIIRMKEMKAYIGLRSGENVSEMGAVPSEKMKLYTRHYLHPLHSEQRVKHTKWCILRYPNHSMAQLASMATDNFEDFYFKVCNLDYSKMSKAMDNLVSFMERTDRVKITGKDTDLSFSIKGLPAIKCDGKLNIPDGEVFTAPLKDSVNGVISYNSPAVYQGVTFENIRLEFKDGKIVKATANDTERINKIFDTDEGARYVGEFAIGVNPYIERPMKDTLFDEKIKGSIHFTPGSCYDECDNGNQSAIHWDLVFIQRPEYGGGEIWFDDTLIRKDGLFVPEELKCLNPENLV from the coding sequence ATGAAGGACCCGCGAATAGAAAAGCTTGCAGAAAACCTAATAAACTACTCCGTAGAACTGAAGCCCGGGGAGAAGATACTTATTGAGACTATAGGTTTTGAAATACCGCTTGCAAAAGAACTGATCAGGCAGGCATACAAGGCAGGGGGCGTACCATACCTTACCATAAAGAATCAGGAACTGCTCCGTACGGTCCTGAGTGAAAGTACAGAGGAGCAAATCAAGCAGATGGCTGAGTTTGAAATAATCCGGATGAAGGAAATGAAGGCCTATATCGGATTGAGATCCGGTGAAAATGTAAGCGAAATGGGGGCGGTGCCTTCTGAAAAAATGAAGCTATATACCCGGCATTATCTGCACCCCCTGCACTCAGAGCAGAGGGTTAAGCACACAAAGTGGTGTATACTGAGGTATCCGAACCATTCTATGGCTCAGCTTGCAAGCATGGCTACAGATAATTTTGAAGATTTTTATTTTAAAGTGTGCAACCTCGATTACTCAAAAATGTCAAAAGCTATGGATAACCTTGTATCATTTATGGAAAGAACGGACCGGGTCAAAATCACTGGTAAGGATACGGATCTCTCCTTCTCCATAAAAGGACTTCCTGCCATTAAATGTGACGGAAAGCTTAATATACCCGATGGGGAGGTATTTACCGCACCTTTGAAAGATTCTGTCAATGGAGTGATATCCTATAATTCGCCGGCGGTATATCAGGGAGTGACATTTGAAAATATCCGTCTGGAATTCAAAGACGGGAAAATAGTCAAGGCCACAGCTAACGACACTGAAAGGATCAACAAGATTTTTGATACCGATGAAGGCGCAAGATATGTGGGAGAGTTTGCAATAGGTGTTAATCCATATATTGAAAGGCCGATGAAGGATACTTTGTTTGATGAAAAGATCAAGGGAAGCATTCATTTCACTCCCGGGAGCTGTTATGATGAATGTGACAATGGTAACCAATCAGCCATACATTGGGATCTCGTGTTTATACAAAGGCCAGAGTATGGTGGCGGGGAAATATGGTTTGATGATACATTGATCCGTAAAGACGGGCTATTTGTGCCGGAAGAGTTGAAATGCCTGAATCCGGAAAACTTAGTTTAA